One segment of Fusarium oxysporum f. sp. lycopersici 4287 chromosome 7, whole genome shotgun sequence DNA contains the following:
- a CDS encoding serine/threonine protein kinase: MILPWASCNLYEFWKSDPFSKTGNRDLDVIRWMSTQTLGLLAALDAIHDSQGVQSYGRHGDIKPENILWFELDDEPHGLLVLADFGLTKFHRERSRSFTKNTNVGYTYTYAPPEIDIEGEFMSRSSDIWSFGCVLLEMVCWLLGGWELSEAFADARLTEDTSGIMKTDSFFAIVKLEDDELRRFTVKPQVLSFIRRLDHHESCTNYVHDILDIIEKYMIVVRTEDVKRASTSELLEKFKGVDQRVQDDNHRDYIAKPTPGPRKTPPKALIAVEAHVVDRKYTYSRQSRLRLTQKFTERSHQSQRQSIRVRQIDDAGLVIRKPHSMTVDETLSGKKEFSPEKLLNADKKSGLAAAQMIETKVFEALESFDDTDTCLVKFLVRWQVPVCVQEELDGSNDLGPILTITGTSSNSLAVCCQEYVSATWKDNGTVFLEDLEAFLVQKLPSTDTQVPKEPAVNRPLFMSGDSEDTPVVLFKGSPTQISIFSQFLCWIVATFRLPEPKKTTSSSVSFLHAPSVGDEVHVFHISLEELKPLEHGTPGTCWTPLFPSTVMAEGFEVPVHPGVFGLQMPFDAMLELAEIICDVSLEDDKGNATGIYLDGISFFLYPTSYKALPGRQPVIQWHLKEKTLDDEGDRDPAIPPDRNGGPLWTKIPVYDTLRTSITVLGYCEKAMVQLGTEARRQYHNEPQYSHAEVEKPNIEASVNSLTLGSSAGGAKAEGSIGFRLRTGHKRELDDQKDLTYKQVLRISQNMPVIIYDTQSQNERAWMVSQLSMILELFNIWAQREGLRGIQYATASADGGAAAFNVLANRSYSERIAIEKMADEDPSDIKISGIIKRLYGRIQKTRSINASSDEGARGTLSLGRCSIKGWDWLELVDGLERAVSQRRQVLASRMFSSPPCWLPFTDSIPVFFAQEIGDLIVPEQPDQVCRQWSPLPGGRSNTYLAVSLRCIRGLSASGCYQNLVWSCEDAHLFEPCQNCKIVPEICPKMPQRLEKSKARKKGPIQTLPRGMNDAVVIFGTSRKKQLS; the protein is encoded by the exons ATGATATTACCTTGGGCTTCTTGCAATCTCTACGAGTTCTGGAAATCTGACCCTTTTTCAAAGACTGGAAACCGAGATCTCGACGTCATCCGTTGGATGTCTACACAAACTCTCGGTTTGCTTGCGGCCTTGGATGCTATTCACGATTCCCAAGGCGTACAGTCCTATGGTCGGCATGGGGATATTAAGCCCGAGAACATACTTTGGTTTGAATTGGATGATGAACCTCATGGCTTACTTGTTCTGGCAGATTTTGGGCTTACCAAATTTCACCGGGAGCGTAGCAGGTCTTTCACAAAAAACACCAACGTGGGTTACACATACACCTATGCGCCTCCAGagattgatatcgagggtGAATTTATGTCACGATCTTCCGATATATGGTCTTTCGGTTGTGTTTTACTTGAGATGGTCTGCTGGCTTTTAGGGGGCTGGGAGCTTTCTGAGGCATTCGCAGATGCTCGACTGACAGAGGACACTTCGGGTATCATGAAGACTGATAGCTTCTTTGCAATTGTCAAACTAGAGGACGATGAGTTGCGTCGATTTACAGTCAAGCCACAAGTATTAAGT TTCATTCGAAGACTTGACCATCACGAGTCATGCACAAACTACGTTCATGATATTCTGGACATCATCGAGAAATACATGATCGTTGTACGAACAGAAGATGTGAAAAGAGCCTCCACCAGTGAGCTGCTCGAGAAATTTAAAGGTGTCGACCAGAGAGTCCAGGATGATAATCATAGGGACTACATCGCGAAGCCCACACCTGGCCCCCGcaaaacaccaccaaaagCGCTCATCGCAGTCGAGGCACATGTGGTTGACAGAAAATATACATATTCGCGCCAGAGTCGATTAAGGCTTACGCAAAAGTTCACAGAGCGTAGCCACCAGAGTCAACGCCAATCTATACGAGTCCGACAGATTGACGACGCTGGCCTGGTCATCAGAAAACCACATTCAATGACGGTTGATGAGACTCTTTCTGGAAAGAAGGAATTCTCACCCGAAAAGCTCTTAAATGCTGACAAGAAGAGTGGCTTGGCGGCTGCGCAGATGATTGAAACGAAGGTATTTGAAGCCTTGGAGAGTTTCGATGACACAGACACCTGCCTGGTCAAGTTTCTTGTTCGCTGGCAGGTTCCAGTTTGTGTACAGGAAGAACTAGACGGCAGCAATGATCTTGGCCCAATCCTCACTATAACAGGAACTTCTTCAAATTCTTTGGCGGTTTGCTGCCAGGAATATGTTTCAGCAACCTGGAAAGATAACGGCACAGTGTTTCTGGAAGATCTAGAAGCATTTCTTGTTCAAAAGCTACCTTCGACAG ACACCCAAGTTCCGAAAGAACCTGCAGTTAACCGGCCATTGTTCATGAGTGGAGACTCTGAAGATACTCCAGTAGTGCTCTTCAAAGGCTCTCCAACTCAGATATCAATATTTTCACAGTTTCTTTGCTGGATCGTAGCGACCTTCCGACTGCCCGAGCCGAAGAAGACAACCAGTTCTTCGGTTAGCTTCCTACATGCACCAAGTGTCGGAGATGAGGTCCACGTGTTTCATATTTCACTGGAAGAATTGAAACCTCTAGAGCATGGCACACCGGGCACTTGTTGGACCCCTCTGTTCCCTTCGACGGTCATGGCCGAGGGCTTTGAGGTTCCAGTTCACCCAGGTGTCTTCGGCTTGCAGATGCCCTTTGATGCCATGCTTGAGCTGGCTGAGATAATTTGCGATGTCAGCCTGGAGGACGACAAGGGCAATGCAACTGGTATCTACCTCGATGGTATCTCCTTTTTCCTCTACCCAACTTCTTATAAGGCGCTCCCCGGCCGACAGCCTGTTATCCAATGGCAtttgaaagagaagaccTTAGATGACGAGGGAGATCGAGACCCAGCAATCCCTCCCGACAGAAATGGTGGTCCATTGTGGACCAAAATTCCGGTCTACGACACTCTGAGAACATCAATCACAGTTTTGGGGTACTGTGAAAAGGCTATGGTGCAGTTGGGTACCGAGGCCCGCCGCCAATATCACAATGAACCACAATACTCACATGCAGAGGTCGAAAAGCCCAACATAGAGGCATCGGTGAACTCGCTTACTCTGGGCTCTAGTGCAGGGGGTGCTAAAGCAGAGGGTTCGATAGGGTTCAGGCTAAGAACCGGCCATAAGCGTGAGCTTGATGACCAGAAGGATCTGACCTACAAGCAAGTCCTGCGGATCTCGCAGAACATGCCAGTCATTATCTATGACACCCAAAGTCAGAACGAACGCGCCTGGATGGTCTCCCAACTATCGATGATCCTTGAGTTGTTCAATATATGGGCACAGCGAGAAGGTCTGCGAGGCATTCAGTACGCCACTGCGAGTGCAGACGGAGGCGCCGCTGCATTCAACGTCCTCGCCAATAGGAGTTATTCAGAGCGCATTGCTATCGAGAAGATGGCCGATGAGGATCCCTCAGATATTAAAATCTCGGGTATTATCAAGAGGTTATATGGCCGAATTCAAAAGACGAGGAGTATCAATGCGAGCAGTGACGAGGGCGCCCGTGGCACCTTGTCGCTGGGTCGCTGCAGTATCAAGGGGTGGGACTGGCTTGAACTCGTAGATGGGCTTGAGAGGGCTGTGAGCCAACGGAGACAAGTCCTTGCTTCCCGGATGTTCAGCTCTCCGCCCTGTTGGTTACCATTCACAGATTCGATCCCCGTCTTCTTCGCACAGGAGATTGGCGACTTGATAGTCCCGGAGCAACCAGACCAGGTGTGTCGGCAATGGTCTCCTCTGCCAGGTGGCCGTAGCAACACATATCTTGCTGTGAGTCTACGTTGCATCAGAGGACTCTCGGCATCCGGATGCTATCAGAATCTGGTTTGGTCGTGTGAGGATGCTCATTTGTTTGAGCCCTGCCAGAATTGCAAGATTGTACCCGAGATATGCCCGAAGATGCCGCAGAGACTGGAAAAGAGTAAAGCAAGAAAGAAAGGTCCGATACAGACATTGCCTCGAGGGATGAATGATGCTGTTGTCATATTTGGGACCAGCCGCAAGAAGCAACTCTCTTGA